One window of Pseudomonas sp. ML2-2023-3 genomic DNA carries:
- a CDS encoding acyl-CoA thioesterase II, which yields MQFCELVAAVRNTPLNVTIPADWGQGRASFGGLVVALQYEAMRAHVSVERALRSLAVSFVGPVAADVPISFEVEVLREGRAVSQVVGRAVQNGQVMTLVQASFGASRESAVSVDSVPAPEMKAVAQCPLLPCIKGITPEFMGHLSMAWAVGALPFTGRGTREMGGWVRLAGEVQDEPLTETHLLALVDAWPPALLPLLNKPTAGSTLTWTIEFVQPLPKASTLEWCKYLAVIEHARDGYGHVAANLWAPGGELIAISRQTVAVFG from the coding sequence ATGCAGTTTTGCGAATTGGTTGCGGCGGTGCGCAACACGCCCCTGAACGTCACAATCCCGGCAGACTGGGGGCAGGGACGTGCCAGCTTCGGCGGGTTGGTGGTGGCCTTGCAGTACGAAGCCATGCGCGCCCATGTGTCTGTCGAGCGGGCCTTGCGCTCGCTGGCAGTGAGCTTTGTGGGCCCGGTTGCCGCCGATGTGCCTATCAGCTTTGAGGTCGAGGTGTTGCGCGAAGGCCGGGCCGTCAGCCAGGTCGTAGGCCGCGCCGTGCAGAACGGTCAAGTGATGACGCTGGTGCAAGCCAGTTTTGGCGCGTCGAGGGAATCAGCGGTGAGCGTCGACAGCGTACCGGCCCCGGAAATGAAAGCGGTGGCGCAGTGCCCGCTCTTGCCCTGCATCAAGGGCATCACCCCGGAGTTCATGGGGCACCTGTCCATGGCCTGGGCCGTTGGCGCATTGCCGTTTACGGGCCGCGGGACGCGCGAAATGGGGGGTTGGGTGCGTCTTGCCGGGGAGGTTCAGGATGAACCCCTGACTGAAACCCACTTGCTGGCACTGGTCGATGCCTGGCCACCTGCGCTGCTGCCACTGCTGAACAAGCCGACAGCGGGCAGCACGCTGACCTGGACCATCGAATTTGTGCAGCCATTGCCCAAGGCCAGCACGCTGGAGTGGTGCAAGTACCTGGCGGTCATCGAGCATGCCCGTGACGGCTACGGCCATGTGGCGGCCAACCTGTGGGCGCCGGGTGGCGAGCTGATTGCAATCAGTCGCCAGACCGTAGCCGTCTTCGGCTGA
- a CDS encoding methyl-accepting chemotaxis protein, producing MGTWLSNISLKYKFWAVNGVAFVTTLLLVLYAVQLEQQSRSAAAQANARDQAHLLKAWPAGQPLPEARHLLRLEPNQIASVNDQPLPQLNSAKGWISINPMPLFGHDLLLGADVLTRDDGQKIAVLAYTPSLAQVFVERLPNYAGAVLILMLAMLCASQLLIRFLLSQLNTLKDVMLHVEQTGDLSARVPLACTDEVGQMASAFNAMQAGYQRVVNTVAETAAQLDAGAARLASSMDEVRHGMLGQQSETDQAATAINQMTATVYHIAQHAGATRDLSQTADNLAGSGQQVVSRVQQSIASLSSGVQTTAEMIQQLAQDSQKINSVVSVIHSIAEQTNLLALNAAIEAARAGEMGRGFAVVADEVRHLAKRVQTSTDEITTMVSALQAGTRDAVDFMQESSFKADDCVQQAQEAGVALAEITHAVAQMRESNTQIAVAAEQQSQVAEEMNRAVVSIRDVTENTVQQTVESATTSNELATLAAQLNIAIGQLKL from the coding sequence ATGGGTACCTGGCTTAGCAACATCTCGCTCAAATACAAATTCTGGGCCGTCAACGGGGTGGCATTTGTCACCACCCTGCTGCTGGTGCTTTACGCCGTGCAGCTTGAGCAACAATCGCGCAGCGCCGCCGCCCAGGCCAACGCCCGGGACCAGGCGCACTTGCTCAAGGCATGGCCCGCCGGGCAACCCTTGCCTGAAGCCCGGCACTTGCTGCGCCTTGAACCCAACCAGATCGCCAGCGTCAACGATCAACCCCTGCCACAGCTAAACAGCGCCAAGGGCTGGATTTCGATCAATCCCATGCCGCTGTTCGGCCACGATCTGTTGTTGGGCGCCGATGTGCTGACCCGCGATGACGGACAAAAAATCGCGGTACTGGCCTATACGCCAAGCCTGGCCCAGGTATTTGTCGAGCGACTGCCCAACTATGCAGGCGCAGTGCTGATCCTGATGCTGGCCATGCTCTGCGCCTCGCAATTGCTGATCCGCTTTCTGCTTAGCCAGCTCAATACCCTGAAAGACGTGATGTTGCATGTCGAGCAAACCGGCGACCTGTCCGCCCGAGTTCCCTTGGCCTGTACCGATGAAGTCGGGCAGATGGCCAGCGCCTTCAACGCCATGCAGGCCGGCTACCAGCGCGTGGTCAATACCGTGGCCGAAACCGCCGCGCAACTGGATGCCGGTGCCGCCCGCCTGGCCAGCAGCATGGACGAGGTACGCCACGGCATGCTCGGCCAGCAAAGCGAGACGGACCAGGCCGCCACCGCGATCAATCAAATGACGGCCACCGTCTATCACATTGCGCAACACGCAGGCGCCACCCGCGACCTGTCACAGACAGCAGACAACCTGGCCGGCAGCGGCCAGCAGGTGGTCAGCCGCGTGCAGCAATCCATCGCCAGCCTGTCCAGCGGGGTGCAAACCACTGCCGAGATGATCCAGCAACTGGCCCAGGACAGTCAGAAGATCAACAGCGTCGTCAGTGTGATTCACAGCATTGCCGAACAGACCAACCTGCTGGCCTTGAACGCAGCGATTGAAGCCGCTCGCGCAGGCGAAATGGGCCGGGGCTTCGCCGTGGTCGCCGATGAAGTGCGGCATTTGGCCAAACGCGTGCAAACCTCCACCGATGAAATCACCACAATGGTCTCGGCCCTGCAGGCGGGCACCCGTGACGCGGTGGACTTCATGCAGGAAAGCTCGTTCAAGGCCGACGACTGCGTACAGCAGGCCCAGGAAGCGGGCGTGGCCTTGGCCGAAATCACTCATGCCGTGGCGCAGATGCGTGAAAGCAACACGCAGATTGCCGTGGCTGCCGAGCAGCAAAGCCAGGTGGCAGAAGAGATGAACCGCGCCGTGGTGAGCATCCGTGATGTCACCGAAAACACCGTGCAACAAACCGTCGAGTCGGCTACCACCAGCAATGAGCTGGCAACCCTGGCCGCTCAACTGAACATAGCCATTGGTCAGTTAAAACTATAA
- a CDS encoding FAD-binding oxidoreductase, whose translation MPDHFSSNSAHPTPDIAVVGAGIIGVACALQLARQGLRVVVIDQQEPGQGASFGNAGHLATEQVFPIADLSILKRLPAMLMDPMGPLRLDWKYMPRALPWFTRLLLNLRPAPFQRTVAGIRALNESSLQAWHRLLDGIDCPGLMREDGSLLVYERPESRPALEALQARMRQQQVPVEFWQARAVHETAPQLSEQIQGGLFFPATGHFIDPYRVVCELVNAAKTCGVQFLKQPVTGGQLSEAGVNLVTPQGRVTARRVVIACGAHSAKLTAELTGKKVPLDTERGYHLMLPHEHDRLPFAVTSLERKFIMTPMTDGLRLAGTVEFAGLQAPPSMERAWQLHRLSKGLFRRDLSAEAATPWMGFRPSLPDSLPIIDTVCDGKVLLAFGHQHLGLTQAAVTAEMITQLALPGSSRDLPALEPYRLDRF comes from the coding sequence ATGCCTGATCATTTCAGCTCGAACAGCGCGCACCCGACCCCTGACATCGCAGTGGTCGGGGCTGGCATTATCGGCGTCGCCTGCGCCCTGCAGCTGGCGCGCCAGGGCCTGCGGGTGGTGGTCATCGACCAACAGGAACCGGGCCAGGGTGCTTCGTTCGGCAATGCCGGGCACCTGGCAACCGAACAGGTATTCCCGATTGCCGACCTGTCCATTCTCAAGCGCTTGCCCGCCATGCTCATGGACCCGATGGGCCCCCTGCGCCTGGACTGGAAATACATGCCCCGCGCCCTGCCCTGGTTTACCCGCCTGCTGCTGAACCTGCGCCCGGCGCCATTCCAGCGCACCGTCGCCGGTATCCGCGCCCTCAACGAGAGCAGCCTGCAGGCCTGGCACCGGCTGCTCGACGGCATTGACTGCCCCGGCCTGATGAGGGAGGACGGCTCGTTGCTGGTCTACGAGCGACCTGAATCGCGCCCGGCGCTCGAAGCACTTCAGGCGCGCATGCGTCAGCAACAGGTACCGGTCGAGTTCTGGCAGGCCAGGGCGGTCCACGAGACCGCACCGCAACTCAGCGAGCAGATTCAGGGCGGGTTGTTTTTTCCGGCTACCGGGCATTTTATCGACCCCTATCGCGTGGTCTGCGAACTGGTGAACGCCGCCAAAACCTGCGGTGTGCAGTTCCTCAAGCAACCGGTCACGGGCGGGCAACTGAGCGAGGCCGGCGTGAACCTGGTCACCCCTCAGGGCCGGGTGACGGCCCGGCGAGTGGTGATCGCCTGCGGCGCCCACTCGGCGAAACTCACTGCCGAGCTGACCGGCAAAAAGGTCCCTCTGGATACCGAGCGCGGCTATCACCTGATGCTGCCCCACGAACATGACCGGCTGCCTTTTGCCGTCACCTCGCTGGAGCGCAAGTTCATCATGACCCCGATGACTGACGGTCTGAGGCTGGCGGGTACGGTTGAGTTCGCAGGGTTGCAGGCCCCACCGAGCATGGAGCGCGCCTGGCAGCTGCATCGACTGAGCAAAGGGTTGTTCCGTCGGGACTTGAGCGCAGAAGCCGCCACGCCCTGGATGGGCTTTCGGCCGTCGCTGCCAGACTCGTTGCCGATCATCGACACCGTGTGCGACGGCAAGGTGCTGCTTGCTTTCGGTCATCAGCATCTGGGCCTGACCCAGGCAGCGGTGACTGCAGAAATGATTACGCAGTTGGCATTGCCCGGTAGCTCCCGTGATTTACCGGCACTGGAGCCCTACCGCCTGGATAGATTCTGA
- a CDS encoding DoxX family protein codes for MSKLIHTVLGSRAGYGLTVLRIFVGIIFAAHGSQKLFGWFGGGGLAGTAQWMESIGLAPGTLMAALAGGTEFLGGLALIVGLLARPAALGLTFTLLVAIFSVHIHNGLFMANNGYEFALALLGGTIAVLFEGAGKVSLDRAITD; via the coding sequence ATGAGCAAATTGATCCATACCGTACTGGGCAGCCGCGCAGGTTATGGTTTGACTGTTTTGCGTATTTTCGTAGGCATCATCTTTGCTGCTCACGGTTCGCAAAAACTGTTTGGCTGGTTTGGCGGCGGCGGGTTGGCAGGAACCGCGCAATGGATGGAAAGCATCGGCCTGGCACCGGGCACGCTGATGGCAGCGCTGGCGGGCGGTACCGAGTTTCTGGGTGGTCTGGCGCTGATCGTGGGGCTGCTGGCGCGACCTGCGGCATTGGGCCTGACGTTCACCCTGCTGGTGGCGATTTTCTCGGTGCATATCCACAACGGTCTGTTCATGGCCAACAACGGTTATGAATTTGCCCTGGCCCTGCTGGGCGGCACTATTGCGGTCTTGTTCGAAGGTGCAGGCAAGGTGTCCCTTGACCGTGCGATAACCGACTGA
- a CDS encoding transglycosylase SLT domain-containing protein: MTRPTLLIALCLMLMPLPALARLAGPLQVGQPSQVRDLAQIRSSQVLRVLVNQSRNSSGEVQGQAIGVEYHRLRAYERFLNSHARDGQEVTLKIIPKAKDQLLGALSRGEGDVVAPGELIDFKPTRAISASDPIVDDVPLLLVGVKGERRFTHLEQLSGRTVALTTGSAAGAAVNLINQKLALRKLPPVRIEWVDPTLAVEDVLEMVQAGIFHLTIVERPIAERWATLMPKLRFDRKVLVSEPEAMRWYVRRDASMLRASIDRFLDGYKAPADQDVAFERVYRRLYRVHYPLARADRQKLEKLRPVLQKHARQQGMDWLNLAALAFKESTLDPNAKGVGGATGLLQITPSAAQRVGVNNIQNVDNNVQAGARYLALIRRKFFASPKLNERERMAFVLAAYNMGPERVQGMRAEARRRGLNPNQWFFQVERIAMEQVGMGAVSYVNSVNKYYLAFDRERDSLEPAKAELASRK, translated from the coding sequence ATGACAAGACCGACGCTATTGATTGCGCTGTGCCTGATGCTGATGCCGCTCCCGGCACTGGCACGACTGGCCGGACCCTTGCAGGTCGGGCAGCCGAGTCAGGTCCGCGATCTGGCACAAATCCGCAGCAGTCAGGTGCTGCGGGTGCTGGTCAATCAAAGCCGCAACAGTTCGGGTGAAGTGCAAGGCCAGGCCATTGGCGTTGAATACCACCGTCTGCGGGCGTATGAACGCTTTCTCAACAGCCATGCCCGCGACGGCCAGGAAGTCACCCTCAAGATCATTCCCAAAGCCAAGGACCAGCTTCTCGGCGCCTTGTCCCGTGGAGAAGGCGATGTGGTTGCGCCGGGGGAACTGATCGATTTCAAGCCCACCCGCGCCATCAGCGCCAGTGACCCGATCGTCGACGATGTGCCGTTGCTGCTGGTGGGGGTCAAGGGCGAGCGCCGCTTTACCCACCTGGAACAGCTGTCGGGACGCACGGTGGCGTTGACCACGGGCAGTGCAGCGGGTGCCGCGGTCAATTTGATCAATCAAAAGCTGGCGCTGCGCAAATTGCCACCGGTCAGGATCGAATGGGTAGACCCGACTCTGGCTGTGGAAGATGTGCTGGAAATGGTGCAGGCAGGCATTTTTCACCTGACTATCGTTGAGCGCCCGATTGCCGAGCGCTGGGCCACGTTGATGCCCAAGCTGCGTTTTGACCGCAAGGTGCTGGTCAGCGAACCCGAAGCGATGCGCTGGTACGTGCGCCGTGATGCCTCGATGTTGCGTGCCAGTATCGACCGCTTTCTGGACGGCTATAAGGCACCGGCCGATCAGGATGTGGCGTTTGAGCGGGTTTATCGCCGCTTGTACCGGGTGCATTACCCCTTGGCCCGAGCCGACCGGCAGAAGCTTGAAAAACTGCGTCCGGTGTTGCAAAAGCACGCCCGGCAGCAGGGGATGGACTGGTTGAACCTGGCGGCACTGGCGTTCAAGGAGTCTACCCTTGACCCGAATGCCAAGGGCGTTGGCGGGGCGACGGGGCTGTTGCAAATCACCCCCTCTGCGGCGCAACGGGTGGGGGTCAACAATATTCAAAACGTCGATAACAATGTACAGGCCGGTGCCCGGTACCTGGCGTTGATCCGTCGCAAGTTCTTTGCCAGCCCCAAACTCAACGAGCGCGAGCGCATGGCCTTTGTCCTGGCGGCCTACAACATGGGCCCCGAGCGAGTACAAGGCATGCGGGCCGAGGCCCGGCGGCGCGGATTGAACCCCAATCAATGGTTCTTTCAGGTTGAACGTATTGCCATGGAGCAGGTGGGAATGGGCGCTGTCAGCTATGTTAATAGCGTGAATAAATACTATTTGGCCTTTGATCGGGAGCGCGACTCCCTGGAACCCGCAAAAGCTGAACTGGCTTCACGCAAGTAA
- a CDS encoding TatD family hydrolase, with translation MQLIDIGVNLTNPSFDGKHQAVLDRAYAAGVCQLVLTGTSVEGSEQALQLCRELDESGQRLFSTAGIHPHSASDWNGDSARHLLALLKEPGVCAVGECGLDFNRDFSPRAQQEKVLEEHLAMAVDLQLPVFLHERDANQRLLEILRDFRDRLPAAVVHCFTGEKKALFSYLDLDLHIGITGWICDERRGTHLHPLVRDIPRGRLMLESDAPYLLPRTLRPKPKNGRNEPAYLTDVLREVAVHRGESEQDLAEHTTACARAFYGLPVVA, from the coding sequence ATGCAACTCATCGATATCGGCGTCAACCTGACCAATCCAAGCTTCGACGGCAAACACCAGGCGGTCCTGGACCGTGCTTACGCGGCCGGCGTGTGCCAATTGGTGCTGACCGGCACCAGCGTTGAAGGCAGCGAACAGGCCTTGCAACTGTGCCGCGAGCTGGATGAAAGCGGTCAGCGACTGTTCTCCACCGCCGGCATTCACCCGCACTCGGCCAGTGACTGGAACGGCGACAGCGCCCGACACTTGCTTGCCTTGCTCAAGGAGCCCGGTGTGTGCGCCGTCGGTGAGTGCGGCCTGGATTTCAACCGTGACTTCTCGCCCCGTGCCCAGCAGGAAAAAGTGCTGGAAGAACACCTGGCAATGGCTGTTGATCTGCAGTTACCGGTTTTTCTGCATGAGCGCGATGCCAACCAGCGGTTACTGGAAATCCTGCGCGACTTCCGCGATCGCCTGCCCGCCGCCGTAGTGCACTGTTTCACCGGCGAGAAAAAGGCGTTGTTCAGTTATCTGGATCTGGACCTGCACATCGGCATTACCGGCTGGATCTGCGACGAGCGCCGCGGCACCCACTTGCACCCGCTGGTACGGGACATCCCCCGGGGTCGCCTGATGCTGGAAAGTGACGCGCCCTACTTGCTGCCCCGTACCTTGCGGCCCAAACCGAAAAATGGCCGTAACGAACCGGCTTACCTGACCGACGTGCTTCGTGAAGTGGCCGTGCATCGTGGCGAGAGCGAACAGGACCTGGCTGAGCACACCACCGCTTGCGCCCGGGCGTTTTATGGGTTGCCGGTGGTCGCCTGA
- a CDS encoding patatin-like phospholipase family protein — protein sequence MKKRIALVLGSGGARGYAHIGVIEELESRGYDIACIAGCSMGAVVGGIYAAGKLDVYRDWIQSLDYLDVLRLVDVSFRLGAIRGEKVFGQIRNMVGEINIEDLRIPYTAVATDLTHQQEIWFQEGCLHQAMRASAAIPSLFTPVMQGNRMLVDGSLLNPLPIVPVVSSHCDLIIAVNLNSSHPSNYQLPVIQRPAAFKGRFDNLMTSLGSRMPFRNKHAEQLLNLEQEMLNPLVEPLTNPWLDSAQPARPAAAQGSPKSATGSVIVDNVGPASLLDLINQSFEVMQTSLAQYKIAGYPPDILINVPKRVCRFFEFYKAQELIALGRMIARDTLDRYERDEASNNR from the coding sequence ATGAAAAAACGTATTGCATTGGTATTGGGCTCAGGTGGCGCACGGGGCTATGCCCATATTGGCGTGATTGAAGAGCTTGAGAGCCGGGGCTATGACATTGCCTGCATCGCCGGTTGCTCCATGGGCGCGGTGGTGGGCGGGATCTACGCCGCTGGCAAACTTGATGTGTATCGCGACTGGATTCAAAGCCTGGATTACCTCGACGTGTTGCGTCTGGTGGATGTCAGCTTTCGACTGGGAGCGATTCGTGGCGAAAAAGTCTTCGGCCAGATCCGCAACATGGTCGGCGAAATCAATATCGAAGACCTGCGCATCCCCTACACCGCCGTCGCCACCGACCTCACCCATCAGCAGGAGATCTGGTTTCAGGAAGGCTGCCTGCACCAGGCCATGCGCGCCTCGGCGGCGATTCCCAGCCTGTTTACCCCGGTGATGCAAGGCAACCGCATGCTGGTCGATGGCAGCCTGCTCAACCCGCTCCCTATCGTGCCGGTGGTCTCCAGCCATTGCGACCTGATCATCGCCGTCAACCTGAATTCATCCCATCCCAGCAACTACCAACTGCCTGTCATCCAGCGCCCTGCCGCGTTCAAAGGGCGCTTTGACAACTTGATGACCTCCCTGGGTTCGCGCATGCCGTTTCGCAACAAGCACGCCGAGCAATTGCTCAATCTGGAACAGGAGATGCTCAACCCGTTGGTCGAGCCCCTGACCAATCCCTGGCTCGACTCGGCGCAACCTGCCCGCCCTGCCGCCGCCCAAGGCTCGCCCAAGTCGGCCACCGGATCGGTGATCGTCGACAACGTCGGCCCGGCTTCGCTGCTGGACTTGATCAACCAGAGTTTCGAGGTGATGCAAACCTCACTGGCGCAATACAAGATTGCCGGTTACCCGCCCGATATCCTGATCAACGTGCCCAAGCGGGTGTGCCGGTTTTTCGAGTTCTACAAGGCTCAGGAGCTGATTGCACTGGGGCGCATGATTGCCAGGGACACCCTGGACCGTTACGAAAGGGACGAGGCGTCCAACAACCGATAA
- a CDS encoding class I SAM-dependent methyltransferase, translating into MSHPRPLVRLAPISASPALRNPKILLGGKHQPTLLRCLDGWPRRKGRATAFLIQFVEEGDQLARFAADSFDLAVIQSPGADDAERVIHHLTRVCRQGLITLR; encoded by the coding sequence ATGAGTCACCCACGTCCCCTAGTACGTCTTGCGCCGATCTCGGCCAGTCCTGCCTTGCGCAACCCAAAAATCCTCCTGGGCGGTAAACACCAGCCCACACTGCTGCGTTGCCTGGATGGCTGGCCGCGTCGCAAGGGGCGGGCTACTGCGTTTTTGATCCAGTTTGTGGAAGAGGGTGATCAGCTGGCGCGATTTGCCGCTGACAGTTTCGACCTGGCAGTGATCCAGTCCCCCGGCGCCGATGATGCCGAGCGAGTGATTCACCACCTGACCCGCGTGTGCCGTCAGGGGTTGATAACCCTGCGTTGA
- a CDS encoding aldehyde dehydrogenase (NADP(+)), translating into MTLTGNMLIGQQAITGSREAIRAINPATGTALDPAYPGGTGEHVELACALAWEAFDSFRETPLATRATFLETIADEIEALGDELIDRAVSESGLPRPRIVGERGRTCQQLRTFARTVRAGEWLDVRVDSALPERQPLPRSDLRQRQVPLGPVAVFGASNFPLAFSVAGGDTASALAAGCPVVVKAHSAHPGTSELVGHAVARAVKKSGLHAGVFSLLFGSGREVGIALVNDPRIKAVGFTGSRSGGLALCKAAQARPEPIPVYAEMSSINPVVLFPGALQARGEALAQGFVASLTQGAGQFCTNPGLVIAHQGPALDLFISAAAERVKSSPAQTMLTPGIFQAYEAGVGSLHELSSAQEAAAGLKGDTPNQCQAHLFVTRARDFIADPALQVEVFGAASLVVQCADDEEIRQVFEHLEGQLTITLQLDDADLESARALLPILERKAGRLLVNGWPTGVEVCDAMVHGGPFPATSDTRTTSVGTAAILRFLRPVCYQDFPDSLLPSALKHDNPLQLRRLLDGHREAQPNA; encoded by the coding sequence ATGACTCTGACAGGCAACATGCTGATCGGTCAGCAAGCCATCACCGGTAGCCGCGAAGCCATCCGCGCGATCAACCCCGCCACCGGCACTGCGCTCGATCCGGCCTACCCCGGCGGTACCGGCGAACATGTCGAGCTGGCGTGCGCCTTGGCCTGGGAAGCTTTTGACAGCTTTCGTGAAACACCCCTGGCGACTCGCGCCACGTTCCTCGAAACCATTGCCGATGAAATCGAAGCCCTGGGCGATGAGTTGATCGACCGTGCCGTGAGCGAGTCAGGCTTGCCGCGCCCGCGCATCGTCGGTGAGCGTGGCCGGACCTGCCAGCAGCTGCGCACATTTGCCCGCACCGTGCGCGCCGGTGAATGGCTCGATGTCCGGGTAGACAGTGCCTTGCCAGAGCGTCAGCCCCTGCCCCGTTCAGACCTGCGTCAACGCCAGGTGCCCCTCGGGCCGGTGGCGGTGTTCGGTGCCAGCAACTTCCCGCTGGCCTTCTCCGTCGCAGGTGGCGACACGGCATCGGCCCTGGCCGCTGGCTGTCCGGTGGTGGTCAAGGCCCATAGCGCTCACCCCGGCACCAGCGAACTGGTTGGCCATGCGGTTGCACGGGCGGTGAAAAAATCGGGCCTGCATGCCGGTGTGTTTTCGCTGCTGTTCGGCTCCGGTCGCGAGGTGGGCATCGCCCTGGTCAACGATCCCCGCATCAAGGCCGTCGGCTTTACCGGCTCTCGCAGCGGTGGCCTGGCCTTGTGCAAGGCGGCACAGGCGCGCCCCGAACCCATCCCGGTGTACGCGGAAATGAGTTCGATCAATCCCGTCGTGCTCTTCCCTGGCGCGCTACAGGCTCGCGGCGAAGCCCTGGCACAAGGCTTTGTGGCCTCCCTGACCCAAGGGGCTGGCCAGTTTTGCACCAACCCGGGGCTGGTCATTGCCCACCAGGGCCCCGCTCTGGATCTATTCATCAGCGCCGCAGCCGAGCGGGTAAAGAGCAGCCCTGCGCAGACCATGCTCACCCCCGGGATTTTCCAGGCGTATGAAGCTGGCGTCGGCTCGCTGCACGAACTGAGCAGCGCGCAAGAAGCCGCAGCAGGCTTGAAAGGCGATACACCCAACCAATGCCAGGCCCACCTGTTCGTCACCCGGGCCCGGGACTTTATCGCCGATCCGGCGTTGCAGGTCGAGGTATTCGGGGCCGCGTCGCTGGTCGTGCAATGCGCCGATGATGAAGAAATCCGCCAGGTCTTCGAGCATCTGGAAGGTCAGTTGACCATCACCCTGCAACTGGATGACGCAGACCTGGAAAGTGCCAGGGCCTTGCTGCCCATTCTGGAACGCAAAGCCGGACGCCTCCTGGTCAACGGCTGGCCTACCGGGGTTGAGGTGTGCGACGCGATGGTCCACGGCGGTCCTTTCCCGGCCACCTCGGACACCCGTACCACGTCGGTCGGCACTGCGGCTATCCTGCGTTTCCTGCGCCCGGTCTGCTATCAGGACTTCCCGGACAGCTTGTTGCCCAGCGCACTCAAGCATGACAATCCTCTGCAACTGCGTCGCCTGCTCGATGGCCACAGAGAAGCCCAACCCAATGCCTGA
- a CDS encoding CHAD domain-containing protein has translation MSELVDRIVANVVRLEVRLLACQARLEADTDPEALHDLRTTVRRLRSLLRPLRGLPGVVQLEMSAAQVGTLTTPLRDLEVLAAHLQQQGFPTQAQRRLQQLSGSYARVADSEQLAQLLMILDVFPRFLRAAERENMLRGLRKRIEKVLEKQWQTLEAALNDPGHDRHRVRLLIKRVRYAAEAYPELNQLPPLVVTRLKGAQQALGEWHDAWQWLLQAEQQADLQPCVAQWQATLERGEKRADKALIKLSAACFHS, from the coding sequence ATGTCTGAGCTGGTTGACCGGATTGTTGCAAACGTTGTACGTCTGGAGGTCAGGCTGCTGGCCTGCCAGGCGCGTCTTGAAGCCGACACGGACCCTGAGGCCCTGCATGATCTGCGCACCACGGTTCGCCGTTTGCGCAGCCTGCTGCGGCCATTGCGCGGGTTGCCGGGCGTGGTGCAACTGGAAATGTCGGCGGCCCAGGTGGGCACATTGACGACCCCCTTGCGCGACCTTGAGGTGCTGGCGGCGCACTTGCAGCAGCAGGGCTTCCCGACTCAGGCACAACGGCGCCTGCAACAGTTGTCCGGCAGTTACGCCCGGGTGGCTGACAGCGAGCAGCTGGCTCAGCTGTTGATGATCCTTGATGTGTTTCCGCGCTTTCTGCGGGCCGCCGAGCGTGAAAACATGCTGCGCGGTTTGCGTAAGCGGATCGAAAAGGTGCTGGAAAAACAGTGGCAAACCCTGGAGGCCGCCCTCAATGATCCGGGCCATGACCGCCATCGTGTCAGGTTGTTGATCAAGCGCGTGCGCTACGCCGCAGAGGCTTACCCTGAGTTGAATCAGTTACCGCCTCTGGTGGTGACGCGACTCAAGGGCGCGCAACAGGCCCTGGGCGAGTGGCACGATGCCTGGCAGTGGTTGTTGCAAGCCGAGCAGCAGGCCGATTTGCAGCCCTGTGTTGCTCAATGGCAGGCAACCCTTGAACGGGGTGAAAAACGGGCTGACAAGGCGCTGATCAAATTGAGCGCGGCGTGCTTTCACTCCTGA
- a CDS encoding terminase: MGKRHPNLPAWQWRSNPQSHQGSTHQAINLIAIPIMVVAFLLLVSGVFSENVTSAVIGLVALFAALILQHQGRTQENSQTF; the protein is encoded by the coding sequence ATGGGCAAACGTCATCCAAACTTACCGGCCTGGCAATGGCGCTCCAACCCACAAAGCCATCAGGGCAGCACGCATCAGGCCATCAACCTGATCGCGATCCCCATTATGGTGGTGGCCTTTCTACTGCTGGTGTCGGGCGTGTTCAGTGAAAACGTCACGAGCGCGGTGATCGGCCTGGTTGCCTTGTTTGCGGCGCTGATCCTGCAACACCAGGGCCGCACGCAAGAGAACAGCCAGACCTTCTGA